The following coding sequences are from one Eucalyptus grandis isolate ANBG69807.140 chromosome 11, ASM1654582v1, whole genome shotgun sequence window:
- the LOC104424559 gene encoding transcription termination factor MTERF8, chloroplastic isoform X2, whose protein sequence is MSRILLVVDDMPALMTKQGEIFSSGRNGVSPRPPAFFLHSQRSPSSASVPRSATFSSPKSSPLLASSEPSGIGLRAPSLHVQCRRVISSPNVEFKPVALDVLFQELGLNERETESLLTRDPDLRLKSIRSLRARVASLKSVGISGLELCHLVVKCPSVLAAGEIDPFILFVRDQLDGKVDPMQLKRLFMSTEPRFLAGFEEKVNLLIDSGIPREKIVHVLDNVNLTKALSLKPFEEIERLLNFLSCYGGVDLIVRHPPILNFDMDTQLIPRVEFLLELSGGDEDATGAVLRKLPTFLKYRVEHLESHVEFLRSFAGLDDQEIFRIILVFPSIVSASKERKLRPRISFLKECGLNSNEIFKFLTKAPLFLGLSFEGNIAYKLGFLVKIGYKYRTKEFAAAIGSVTRTSCENMQKVIELFLSYGFSCEDMLLMSRKHPQILQYNPDSLEEKVEYLVGEMGRDLDELLDFPAFLGYKLDSRIKHRYEVKKKIIGEGMSINKLLNVSSERFAKKKVEKLVHKA, encoded by the exons CGCTCCGCCACCTTCTCTTCCCCCAAGTCGTCCCCTTTGCTGGCTTCGAGTGAACCGTCCGGAATCGGATTGAGGGCGCCATCACTTCACGTGCAATGCCGCCGCGTCATCTCGTCACCTAACGTCGAGTTCAAACCGG TGGCGTTGGATGTGTTATTTCAAGAACTCGGGCTCAACGAGAGAGAGACCGAATCTCTCTTGACCAGGGACCCGGATTTGAGGCTGAAGTCTATCCGTTCGTTGCGGGCTCGCGTCGCCTCTTTGAAATCGGTCGGAATCAGTGGCCTTGAGCTCTGCCATTTGGTTGTGAAATGCCCTTCTGTGTTGGCAGCAGGTGAAATCGATCCCTTTATACTCTTCGTGCGCGACCAATTAGATGGAAAGGTTGACCCAATGCAGCTTAAGCGTCTCTTTATGTCAACTGAGCCGCGATTCCTAGCTGGATTTGAGGAAAAAGTTAATTTGCTGATTGACAGTGGGATTCCTAGAGAAAAGATTGTTCATGTTCTTGACAATGTGAATTTAACGAAGGCTTTGTCTCTTAAGCCATTTGAAGAGATTGAAAGGCTTCTTAATTTCTTGAGCTGCTATGGCGGGGTTGATTTGATTGTGAGGCATCCCCCCATTCTTAACTTTGATATGGATACCCAATTGATTCCGAGAGTGGAGTTTCTCCTAGAACTTAGCGGAGGAGATGAGGATGCAACCGGGGCAGTGTTGCGCAAACTGCCTACCTTTTTGAAATACCGTGTGGAACACTTGGAAAGCCATGTAGAGTTCTTGAGGTCATTTGCGGGATTAGATGATCAAGAAATATTCAGGATCATTCTTGTGTTTCCTAGCATTGTTAGCGCGAGCAAGGAGAGGAAATTGCGTCCAAGAATTAGTTTTCTCAAGGAATGCGGACTCAACTCCAATGAGATTTTCAAGTTCTTGACAAAAGCCCCTTTGTTTTTGGGTCTATCTTTTgagggaaacattgcttataAGCTGGGTTTTTTGGTGAAGATTGGTTACAAGTACAGAACGAAGGAATTCGCAGCTGCAATAGGCTCTGTGACTAGGACAAGTTGTGAGAATATGCAGAAGGTGATTGAGCTCTTCTTGAGTTATGGGTTTTCTTGtgaagacatgcttctcatgaGTAGGAAGCATCCTCAGATACTTCAATACAATCCTGATTCTCTGGAGGAGAAAGTGGAATATTTGGTGGGGGAGATGGGACGTGACCTTGACGAGCTATTGGATTTCCCTGCATTTCTTGGTTACAAACTCGACAGTAGAATCAAGCATAGGTAcgaggtgaagaagaagattatagGTGAAGGGATGTCGATCAACAAGCTGCTCAATGTTTCGTCTGAGAGATTTGCAAAGAAGAAGGTAGAAAAGTTGGTGCACAAAGCCTAA
- the LOC104424559 gene encoding transcription termination factor MTERF8, chloroplastic isoform X1, with the protein MSRILLVVDDMPALMTKQGEIFSSGRNGVSPRPPAFFLHSQRSPSSASVPRSATFSSPKSSPLLASSEPSGIGLRAPSLHVQCRRVISSPNVEFKPGEWLSETIHQTVDILERNLKYLIGLLVKSLDFSVALDVLFQELGLNERETESLLTRDPDLRLKSIRSLRARVASLKSVGISGLELCHLVVKCPSVLAAGEIDPFILFVRDQLDGKVDPMQLKRLFMSTEPRFLAGFEEKVNLLIDSGIPREKIVHVLDNVNLTKALSLKPFEEIERLLNFLSCYGGVDLIVRHPPILNFDMDTQLIPRVEFLLELSGGDEDATGAVLRKLPTFLKYRVEHLESHVEFLRSFAGLDDQEIFRIILVFPSIVSASKERKLRPRISFLKECGLNSNEIFKFLTKAPLFLGLSFEGNIAYKLGFLVKIGYKYRTKEFAAAIGSVTRTSCENMQKVIELFLSYGFSCEDMLLMSRKHPQILQYNPDSLEEKVEYLVGEMGRDLDELLDFPAFLGYKLDSRIKHRYEVKKKIIGEGMSINKLLNVSSERFAKKKVEKLVHKA; encoded by the coding sequence CGCTCCGCCACCTTCTCTTCCCCCAAGTCGTCCCCTTTGCTGGCTTCGAGTGAACCGTCCGGAATCGGATTGAGGGCGCCATCACTTCACGTGCAATGCCGCCGCGTCATCTCGTCACCTAACGTCGAGTTCAAACCGGGTGAGTGGCTCTCAGAGACAATTCATCAAACGGTTGATATCCTTGAACgcaatttgaaatatttgatcgGACTCCTCGTTAAAAGTCTTGACTTTTCAGTGGCGTTGGATGTGTTATTTCAAGAACTCGGGCTCAACGAGAGAGAGACCGAATCTCTCTTGACCAGGGACCCGGATTTGAGGCTGAAGTCTATCCGTTCGTTGCGGGCTCGCGTCGCCTCTTTGAAATCGGTCGGAATCAGTGGCCTTGAGCTCTGCCATTTGGTTGTGAAATGCCCTTCTGTGTTGGCAGCAGGTGAAATCGATCCCTTTATACTCTTCGTGCGCGACCAATTAGATGGAAAGGTTGACCCAATGCAGCTTAAGCGTCTCTTTATGTCAACTGAGCCGCGATTCCTAGCTGGATTTGAGGAAAAAGTTAATTTGCTGATTGACAGTGGGATTCCTAGAGAAAAGATTGTTCATGTTCTTGACAATGTGAATTTAACGAAGGCTTTGTCTCTTAAGCCATTTGAAGAGATTGAAAGGCTTCTTAATTTCTTGAGCTGCTATGGCGGGGTTGATTTGATTGTGAGGCATCCCCCCATTCTTAACTTTGATATGGATACCCAATTGATTCCGAGAGTGGAGTTTCTCCTAGAACTTAGCGGAGGAGATGAGGATGCAACCGGGGCAGTGTTGCGCAAACTGCCTACCTTTTTGAAATACCGTGTGGAACACTTGGAAAGCCATGTAGAGTTCTTGAGGTCATTTGCGGGATTAGATGATCAAGAAATATTCAGGATCATTCTTGTGTTTCCTAGCATTGTTAGCGCGAGCAAGGAGAGGAAATTGCGTCCAAGAATTAGTTTTCTCAAGGAATGCGGACTCAACTCCAATGAGATTTTCAAGTTCTTGACAAAAGCCCCTTTGTTTTTGGGTCTATCTTTTgagggaaacattgcttataAGCTGGGTTTTTTGGTGAAGATTGGTTACAAGTACAGAACGAAGGAATTCGCAGCTGCAATAGGCTCTGTGACTAGGACAAGTTGTGAGAATATGCAGAAGGTGATTGAGCTCTTCTTGAGTTATGGGTTTTCTTGtgaagacatgcttctcatgaGTAGGAAGCATCCTCAGATACTTCAATACAATCCTGATTCTCTGGAGGAGAAAGTGGAATATTTGGTGGGGGAGATGGGACGTGACCTTGACGAGCTATTGGATTTCCCTGCATTTCTTGGTTACAAACTCGACAGTAGAATCAAGCATAGGTAcgaggtgaagaagaagattatagGTGAAGGGATGTCGATCAACAAGCTGCTCAATGTTTCGTCTGAGAGATTTGCAAAGAAGAAGGTAGAAAAGTTGGTGCACAAAGCCTAA